GGTGCCCAGGGTTTGAAAAGGTTGCCAACCCTGCTTTAATTAGCTCACTAGTTTAACTAGTGCTGTAaggcaaaacaattaaaaaggaaggaaaaccagCCAGGAATTATCCAAATAAGCAATGGTTACTTGGCTGCTGTGCAAGACTGAACTCAGCTTGTTTCTGGCTTGTTCATCAGACAATAGTTTAGACAGACCAAAGCTCAGAGTAATGTTTCATcataagaataagataaaatcAGTAGAACCAGTATTTAAGTGGTGGAGGGTGGgagattacaataaaaccaagggCTATATCAAACACAGAGAgaaatttttttccattttttaagaaataaaattaaatacccaagaatatttctaaatacatccaatttatttgtcatatttatttaattgtcatatttctttactgctcaTCTCGTATTATAACGACCAATGCATGTAGACCAAATTCCCTAAATGGTATTTTTGCCAAAATGTATTGCCCCAAGTTTACATAGCCCTGTAAATAAATAGCCCATAGTCCACAGCCCTggtcaataaaaaataaacaaaagctcCAGTGTTTTATGCTGTTATGATTACATGTCTCACAATTCACTTTTTATCACTCTGGATTAAGCACTCAGTGACAGATTCATACATTCTGAGTAatactgtggtttgtttggtttgggctttttggttgtgtgaatccaaacaattgtggcttattccatGAACCATAGTTAAACAAACTGTGGTATTAGAAAAATTAATAAATCCTGGGAAATCTTCAAGAAGGCGGAACATTGTTGgggtttagaaaaggaaaagaaaaaaaatggacctTACCAAGTTCACCAATGGCCCTCCTGAATTTCCATACTGtgaaggagaaaagaagggaCTGATCATCCCATGGAAATGGGTTCTGCTGCCAGGTGTTGCCCAAGTATCTTAAAAATATAAGAAGAGCTGTAATAAATGGAACAAAAGCTTCCCTCTGGGATGCACAGCCTTTTgcttgctgccaaatttcagaggCGTGAGCTGGGATGCTCTGGGATCTACGGActggagttcaagtccacatgcAGCTTCAGTATATAACTGTGATAGTCCACCCCTTCCATTCCACTGGCAGCTTTAAGAGAAGCCAGATATGAAACTAGTCAGAATTGTGGAAGGGGGAGAAGGTGGCAGGAAGGAGTTTCTGCATCTACTACTTGACAAGGGGGAGTAACCCAACCCTTTGCCCAAAATTGGGGCAGCTCCACCTACTCCTGGAAAAGCCACAGAGAAATCTTACATTGATAATGGCATCGGTCTGGATATATTCCATGTCAGAGTCCTTCATCCCAAGCTCCCTGCCATCCCTCTGGGTACTGCTGACGATTCCTGTTGTCACCGTGTTTTGCAAGGAGAAGGGGCTCCCCAGCGCCACCACAAACTCCCCAGGCCGAAGATCAGAGGATCTGCCCAGCAGGAGGACTGGAAGGGCTTCCTGGCACAGGGAGAAAAACACTCAAAACTCAGGCTTGGAGGCAACTACTTCTCCTAGTCCCCAGTGGTGAGCCATAACTGGGGAGTAAGGAAATGAACAGGCAGAAAGGGTGGTAGCCTCTCTCACCAATGTTGTTCTCTTTCTATTCCAACCTTGTACAAGAGAGTTTCTTGCCAGCTAGTAAACATGCCAAGGGAGAGGTTTTGCCCTGCTGGAAGGAGAAGGCTAAACTCACCTGGGTGTCTACTTTGAGCAAAGCAATGTCCAATTTATGGTCAACATCTTTGATTTGGGCATCCAACTGGTGGCCAGTTTTGAGCTCCACTTTGATCCTCTGCTTGTTGGTCAGAACGTGGGCATTGGTGAGGATCAACCCATCCTCGGACACGATGAATCCTGAGCCACTGGAGACCAGCACCTCTTCCTTTGTGTAGAGCACCCTGACCCGGGATGATAGACAAAAACCATAACAAATCCACTATGGCCAACTTTACAGTCtaagccagtgttcctcaacctcaacaactttaagatgagtagactggggaattctgggagttgatgtccactcGTTtcaaagatgccaaggttgagaaacactggtctaagtcaAGGGCCTGAATAATTAACAGTCAGTCTGTCTTTCTCTCTATGGAACTGTTTAGAAGCAGTCAAACTACAATTTAGTTGTagtacttttttctctttctaaacAAGGGAGAAAGGTAGGTCTCCAGCAGCTTTCTGGAGCAATTCAACACAAACCAGCAAAAAACAGCTACAACGGCTTGGTTAGTACCTGTGATACATCAACACAATTCTCACCTAATctgaaaagcatttttacagGAGTTTCCTTCAAATCTTTTATTTAGTAGTAATGCATGAGTTAAATGGTGAATACATGAAGGAATAgattttaaacacatttaaaaacacattttgtttttaaaaggctcGAGTTTTGCCTGAAGCCCAGGAAGAAAagtaaaattgggaaaggaaccAGCATTTTTTGCTGGAATGTCGGTATGTCATAAATGTTGCAAGATCAGGAAGGAGCTGAATTGGAACTCTGcgggcattgtttctcaacctcaggaactttaagaggtgtggacttcatctcccagaattccccagccagcatgaattctgggagggaattctgggagttgaagtccacacctcttaaagttgccaaggttgagaatcactgatctACTCCATAAATACTACTGGCTGAACAGATGATCACAAGAGAGCTCTGGaattaacaaaataaattaatcatCACTAACTTACATCCTACTGACTTCGGTGGATCTGTTTCAAGCCTGCCTAAATTCAGACAATatctttcattcttaatttttttgcaAATTAAATCCAGTACAGGCAAGTACAAGGGATAAGAAAATCCAAGCAGCCTTATTCAAAGCAGGCTTTAAGTGCTGGTGGGAATGCTTATTTTGATATTTGGtgtaaatcttttcttttttctccaggtTGAAATTCTTTTGTCCCTGCATCTCCCATCTTTTAAAAGTTTGGAGGAGCAGGTGGTCAAAGGATCTTTAAGCAGAAGAATAGAAGGGCAGATGCAAGGTCATCCTCAGTACCTAGACAGCGTTTGGTTAAGGTCAGTACCTGTGGAGATCAATCAATTTCATCTAGAGAGACCTTGGTCAACATTCCGAGCTACAAACAGTTTCTCTTACCTGTGAAAGAGTTCCAGGTGGACCACAGCAGGAGCAATTTTCTCAACCACATCAGCAATGAAGTTAAATTTGTTCCTTAGGCTATTGGGGTCCACAGCACCTGTAGAACAAAGTCTCCCCCAGTTCACTGATGCATCTTAAAAGCCAGTGAGATGCAATGCTAGAACACATGGAGGTTTGGGGTTCAATCCCTCCATTCCCTTAGAAAGCCCTGCAAGTGATACACCAAATTAGATTAAACTGGATGAGCAACAGATTGACCTACTTAATATAAGGAGGTTCTGTAAACATCTTTTCCTAATCTGGTATCATCCACAGAGATAGAGAGGGCTCCAATTCCCATCATCTCTAAGCAGCTGGTGAAGAGACAGCAATATTTTTTATTGCACCCCAGTGCCACAGAGACCACAAACCAGACAACAAAGCACATACAACTCCTTCCTGGCTAAATTAAGTACTCCATGTTTGCTTAATCTCAATTTGCTGAATAAATCTCAATTTGCTGGACTCACAcagtatagaacagtgtttctcaaccttggcaactttaagatgtgtggacttcaactcccagaattccccagccagcatgtggctggggaattctgggagttgaaatccacacatcttaaagttgccaaggttgagaaacactggtatagaatgTAGTGAGTAGGCATCAAGCAAATATACTGAGCCTAAACCATGGTCTAGAAATTACAACCCAGTCAGGAAACCACACCTAATAAgatagtagtttgttttgtttggacTTACCACACTGTGTAAATCTGCTTTGGCTCTCTGAGTTAGTTTCTCTCCCTTCAGTGCAAGACTGACTTGACTGCTCCTTCACTAGGGCTGGTAGAAGGTGATATACAATATACTGTATCATGATCTAAGGTGATTGGCTACTTTGCCTAAGTCTAATTAATTAATCCAGTTACTGAGATCTGTACACTATGGATTTGGTGAATCCAGCTTGTTGTGGTCCATTCAGTCATACTTCAGCAACTATGAATGAATGCAATGTGCAAACCAGGGCACTGGCATCATCAAGCCCCAGGGAGATCGGCACATcccaacattattattattattatttatcttctatcctgcatttattattttttacaaataactcaaggcggcgaacatacctaatactccttcctcctcctcttttccccacaacgaccaccctgtgaggtgagttgggctgaaagagagtgactggcccaaggtcacccagccagcttaaggcggactagaactcagtctcctggtttctagccccttgccttaactactagaccaaactggctcaccctTCCACAACCgaggcacattttaaaaagggttcTCCCAAGCCAGCCCTCTCTTCCCATCACCTTTAGTGTCCAGGAAGGCTGCTAATCAGAGTTCGGCGCCTGTCCTTCCAGCTGCCGTTTTGACCCGAGTCTGGCCACTTGCACGTGGAAATGTGCCTGGGGTTGGGGCAGCTTGCCTGACTCTGAAGTTTTTCTTTGCAAGGGAAACGGTGACTGGGAGTTTCATCGCCTGCGAACTCCTACCGTGGTTGGCCAGGGTGCAGCCCAAGTGGTTTGGGGACCGGAACACAGCCCTCCTTCCTGGCAAACGAGGTTTCTAGCCAAGCTGGGGCCCCAAGCCTAGGAAGCCAGCACCCACCTGCCTGTCCGCAGCTTCCCTTAAGGACGGCGACGACGGGTAGCTGATAGCCCGCGCGGGACTGCTGGTTCCGGGCGCGCAGCTGGCAAAGGCTACGGTAGGTGCGTCCGTCGCTGCCGCAGACAGCCCGGGGCCCCTCGGCGCACGAGCAGGTGCCCCGTCCGCGGATGGCCGGCCGGCGCTGGCAGAAGAAGCCCGGGGCGCAGAGGCCGCCTGGCGCGCACGGCTGGCCCTCGCCCGGCGCGCAGACCCAGCAGCAGCCGCAGCGGTCCGGCCGGAGCTTGCCCCCGACGGCCAGGCAGGCTTGCGGGGAGCGCGGCGGGCAGCGCAGCGGCTCGCACTCGGCTGGGCAAGGCGGTGGAGGGCTGGACGGAGCGGCGGCGCCGCCGGCCAGCCACgccggcagcagcagcaacagcaggagCGGCGCCTCTGCCATGCCGCGGATGGTGCGTCCGCAGGAACCAGACTGGGCAGCCGCGCCGACGGCTTGCAGGCTTTATGCAGTGAGGCCGCGGGGCTGGGGCCAAGGGGGGGGCGGAGGCCCGTGAGTGCTGCCCCCCCTAGTGTGTAGTGGGGGCACGCGATCGCGCATCCAAATCTAAACTGGACGGGCAAGGTTCTCCTCCCCCGCGAAGACCAAGCGACCACGAGAACATTCCATGCGAAGCAGAGGCTGTCAAAGGCGGCGGGACGGAGTCGGGGCTGCGGCGCTGGGCCAGGACTTTAGACGGCCGCCTGTGATCCTAACCCCCTTCCTCTCTCGCCCCAAACCCCGCTGTCCAAGGGGCTTTTTCCTATCTTTTAGGAGCCCTTAAAAGGCTTGGAGAAGGAAAACTTGGCAGAGCACCTCTTCCCACAGCAGTCTACCCTTAAAAAGAACTAAAACACTGCTTtgcaaactttttccttcattacccaaaaccacttatcagggTCCTTTTTACCCAACCTAGGTCAAACACCTCAAGTCAGTTAAATGGGTTCATGTGTCGTTACCAAaataaaaaccacttttacccaattctgggtaatttacccaggtttggggaGCACTGAATTAAAAGGCCTTTCAGCCAAGCTCAACTCGTGGTGACTATATGAACATGCCCATGTAGATTTCTTGACAATATTAACTGAAGTAGATtgcttatatttttttttccaacttcccaattAATACGGTGGCCACAACTACACAATGCATGTGAAAAAGTGATGGCTGTGTCTATCTTTACCTTTTATTTaacccccctccctttctctgctAGATGCCTCTAATCTAGAATAGCCTTGGAGTATACATCCAGGAACAGGACTTACTATCATTATATTCAAATACCCACCTTGTTGAATCCAGCCAATTGGCCTTTATTCCATAAATAACAATTCAACACACCATGATTAGTACATAGTATGAATCAATCATCACACATTTGCTACTGGCTACATCTGACGGGCTCATGCCAGAGccggaaataaatatttaaaataaatccaatCTCAGCCAAGGATTGCATGCTCCCTTGCTggcagatggaaaaaaaaaaatgcaggcacAACAACATGTTTATAGTGATAGAAGTTTGATCCTTCAAATAAACAACATATCCTGTATGATCTCACAAAGTTTATACGTCATTTTTGTTGTTGCCATGCTGGAAAGTATGAATTAATTTTCGTAGTTAAAATTAAAAGTGGCAGTTTAAATTACTCGATagacaggaagaaaaacagattgaaacgttcacacattttattaaggaaaaaaactCCACACATTTATTAGCAATTACTCATACCAGTCAAGCAGATCTGTTGCAAGAATTTCACCCAAGGGAGAATAACTTTTTCTGTAGGACTGGAATTAAAGCTGGGAATTATTAGCAGAACTGTCACTGATAACTGTTCAAAGCAGTTACATTGCTCTTTTTGGGCAATTTGTtcgaaaagaaaaaaatcaagaaagccCAGcttggatttcccccccccaccccttgaCTCTCTAGGTGGGTACCTGGCAAGAAATTCAAACTGGTATATCCGCTCAATTAAACCAAACATTGCTTCAGTGGAACTCCATTGGCTTGAATCCCAGCATTTTGACTTAGCTAGATCCTGGATAGTGTTCCTGAAAACAGGAATCATCAATGGGAAAACAAATTTATGGAGCAGCCCTGTGAAATTTAATCAGGTTGGGTTGCACTAGAAAGGGTGCTGAACACTGCATCTCAGGATCACTCAAGGAAACTGAGAGGTACCAGACTCAAAGCAACTCCATCCAATCCCATACCAGGTGATTTTTGGTGGATTGGGGCCATTCAAAAGCAGCTGTGAATTTCTCCAGCTGTGTATATGAAGAGAAACAAATGTATTTTGTCCTTCCCTTCATCCTTGTTATACACACATTAGCCTTGTTTGGTCACCCCTACAAGATTAAATTGTGGGACCAGGAACATCACAGTCTTGTGTCTTTTATCTTCTGCACTGGAGGTGTACAAGGAGTGTCTGAAAGGCACAGCATTCTCAGGTGGAAAGAGTGTacaaataatgcaaaaaaaaaaaaaagatatggtagcacctttcccaactttttattaaaagttgtGATAAAAAATCAGagtcctgatttttggctaccatagatgAATATGAATTTCCTCCTACTATGTCTACAAATAAAGCAGAATCCTTGATGTGGATCTCAGTGCCCATTCATGAAAGAGGATGAAGCTGGATGATGGGAAAGCCATCAAGGAATTCGTAAAGATGCTGCCACTGTCCCCTTTGGGTCTCTGTAACTCATTCAAAGACCTCAACAAGGTTCTAAAATGTTCAAGGCaggaatatttgtgtgtgtgtgagagagataacACAGAACAGGTACCCAATCTTAACATGTGCTACTTTTTAACTTCCCTTCCTTTAAAATGCCCAGCCAGTGATGCAACTGGAAGACTTTTGTCAGATTGGAAGGTAGCAGAGAGAGTCAACTGGAGGAGATGTCCTCCAGGATTGTagtgtgcttttttttcccctcaagcaaTTGCAAGTGGGGTTTAGTGATGCCTCTGGAAATTTGGCATCTTAGACCAGAATGGGCAGCCTTCTCTTAAGGGTCACAAACTCCCAAGGATATTCAGTGGGTGGGAGTGGGTATCATACGGAAGAGTTGATGTGGGTAAAGCAAGTCGGGGTAGGGACATCCATCACTCTGACTCCCATTTCTCTTCCCTCAATATCTACTTTTTCTCTTTCAAGCAGCAGACGGGGGAATGGACAGAAAATCCTTATGAGGGGTGAACCAAACAATTAAAGAGGGCACATGACCTGGACTAAAAGGCATTTTGCTGATGATCAGAGATTTCCTATCATAGGCCACCCCTCCTGAATCTCTATGACAGCTTCGCACATACGTACCACTTGCCAATGTTTTTCATAACATGTGCTCATAATATTGGCCAGTTCTCTTGCGCATCCCAAAGGTTGTCCTGCATGCACGTTAATTACAACAGAGGACAGGACCAAAGGAAGCCCTTCCAGGCATGGTTCAGACTCAGCAAAGATACATGGGTCATTATTTACCAGAAAATCTAGAATGCAGATCAGGTAGAAATTCTTTTGTTTCATCCTAAAAAGAGATTTAGCTGCTCAGGGGAAAACACCCCAGTACCTTGCTTCTAAGCAGATTTACTCAGATGCGGATTGCATTAATCTTAATACATTTTCATTATAAATGACTGTAAGGCATCCCTTTATACTTGGGAATACCTGTTTAACTCATTAGGGATTGTTTAATGCAAATATGTGTAACTAAATTCCCCTGAAAAGCAGCTGGAATGAAGGCTGCAATTGTGGGCATATGTACTTGGGAATATTCTCCCCAATATATATATTCATGTCTTTCAAACATTTATACCAAGGTTTTCTTTGGGAAGAAACATCAGCTTCACAAGTCCATTGTTTACTTCCAAACAAGAGAGCCAAGTGTAAGACTTAGTTCACAAAAAGTCAGTGAAAAGCAACATACTAGTAGCAAATCTGGTACTGTAGTTATAAAAACAAAGGACAGAGGGAAACAGGCCAGCCTGCTCAAGAGAGGGCCAGGTAATCCATTatgtattgttattgttgttattattccacCCAACTCCAATGTATGGTAAGAAGGCAACATGCAAGGAGATTTGTAAATAGGACTAGTTCTTGTCACATTGACTGAAATTTTGATTACAGCTTTCCAAATTTCTTCAGTAAATGCTATTTTTTCCCAAGTTGCTGAATTTTCTTGCAAGCTTTTCTAAGGGGTTCCAATCTGCTTGAGCAGCTAAAACCTGCCACCAACTTTTTCCTGGAAATCTTCCAGCCTGTTTAAACAATTGTTAAGATGGataaaaatggagcagaaatttTTGCGGGCATGGACAGATAGACTTTATCTGTTGAACTTTGCTATTGTTTTCTACTGTTAAAAAGTAGACATGGAGCTCTAGAAAAACAGCTTAGTGTTAGAACAAAACAAACCCAAAGGCAATTAAATTGAAACAATGGTTAAacgtgatttttaaaaacaaaattgaaggGAAGGCCTGATTGGCCCAGTATGAAGTCATTCATTTCAATACTGCAGCACAAGTTTTACCAGGGAAGTGTTCAGTGGgaggcaaaaaagtcaaaatggtggctcaTTAATTTAGTGGCCgtgaccatcttgactttttggcccCTCCCATGCATGCCCCTAATTTTTATATGGAGTTCTTCCAGATGCGGATTTTATTATGAAATGCCCACCCTACTCACAACACTTGGGGATGAGGTTTTGGATGACCCTGTTCTTTTATAAACCTCCTTACTTCCTTTCTACAGAAAGAGACGTCCTTCATCTGGAAGCAGGCAAGAGACCCCTTTTTCAGCGGAAGAGCAAAGGGTCAAGATGCAGAATCCCGCAGTATGTCCCATTTTGAGTGACGGGCCAGGTGCCCATGTGGCTTTTAagcccctttcttgggggagccTGAGACACAGCTTAGTCCTGGAGCATCCATGGTGATGGAAACTGTTGTATAAAAGAGTGCTGAATGTGGAGCTTGGATACAATATTTAGTTTTGTAAGAAATCAAAcactagaaggaaaaaaggaggcaGCACAAGATTCTGGCCATAATTTTATGTATTAACAATGGTTTAAAAATCTCAAAAGCAAATAAGTGGATGAAAGCTGTGATTGTGTGTCCATTGGTTTGGGAATAAGCCCCATTTAACTTTTCAGGACCCTTTTGCAACTAAGCATGCATACAAGTGGGTGTCAAAAAATCCGGTGGCCCACAACATAATGCCTTACCgctctgctttctttcttgcCTCCCTGTCATCAATGGTAAAACCAGAGAACAGCGCATGGTACCTGATTTTAGCAGAGCTTACTTCCAAGTCTGAGCACCGAACCTTCACATAAGGCTGTGGACCAAGTTATACCCATAGCAAAAATTCAATTacatcagaaaggaaaaaaaaagatgcaaatgatTCAAGTTCCTTAAATTACACAGGCTGCAACTagagcttttcattttcttttgaggGGGTAGAATAATGTGGATGATTTAAGCCAATATTCTTTTCTTGCAGTACCCATGACGCTTAGTGAAAAGTGCTCCAAATTCACCTATTGCTTCACATCtcaaaacaaatattattttgcttAGTGCTTAGCATGAATCTGAAGCAAGGGCAAAATAGGCATcatactgcattttaaaaaactcttttaTGTTCCTGAATTAATTGAAGTACGAAAGGATGCACACCTGAGTATCTTGATATCACAGACATTCACACATTTTGTAAGAGTAGTCTTGACCCAGTTGAACACAGGATTTAACCTTAAGCCTATGGCTCAAAACAGGAGGGTGGTTCCTCCTCATCTGCTCCACAGAATGCTTCCTGCCAACTAATGGAAGCCAGGATGTGCATCATACATCTGGAATTGCAAATCTGTACCCCATCTGCTGTGCTCACAAAATCTCCTGAAGTTCTATCCTCTTTAAGGGGAGAGTTACACTCTGAACAGCAAGCTTGGGTAAGATTACTATTTGGAAATCTCGTGCATACAAGGAAATGTTGAAGAATGGAACTAGCTCTCCCTAGGAAAGCCTTTCTCCTGCCTCTCCTCACCATTCAGAGCCTCCTGCCCCCTCTACCTGCTGACTTGATGCAGACTAGGAACTCATCTTCATTTATCAAAGCTTTCCAGGTAGCCCCGGCCTGTAAAGCTGCACCCCAGGAAAGGCTAACAGGAGAACAAAGCAAGAAGCTGGGCTTTGTTTGGGAAGGGTGGGACTTAGTTCTGTTCTCCTTCTTCATATGACAGCCATGTATTCCTCACATTGGCAGCTCCAACATCTTCTGAACTAAATTTCTTCTGCCCTCCAGCCCAGCTGTCCTGAAAATTCTAGAGGAAGAGGAAGCAATCTTGCAAAGGCTACATGAGGTCTACGTCCTCCTGCTGCTTGCAAGATGTTCATTCCCACTCATCATAGTAGATCAAAGTGTTGGGGCATACCACCTGCTTGCACCCCCAGGTCCCCAGGATCCAAAGGTTACTGGGAAAGACCCCGGTTTGAAATCTTGGTGAACCCTGAGCAGTCATTAAAACAATTACTCAACTCTAGGAATCACTATCTGGCCAGCATAAGACAATGTCATTGCTCAATACTAAACTATCATTTGGTATTCACTATGGAAAAAGTATTTTggtatctccattttttttttcacagtctCATAGACCCCAGACAAGAATAAAAAAAGATGCTCTTTCAATGAGGATGTGCTTGCTCTGTTTCCTCTCTCCAGTTTTTTGAAAATTCCCTTCTTCTGTGTGGATTTTATGTATACCTCATTCCCAGCCTGCTTTTGAATTTCTTTAGAATGTGTGGGGTGATGTTTTTCACCCTACTATACTGCTCCTTGGTAGCCAAGGGACTGAATTCATTATCCCTGCTAGAAACAATTGTATTATGAAGGGCTCAAAATCTTGGCTACCTTGTAACTCAGGCAAGTACCAGAACCTCATATTCTCATCTGAGAATTTCACCCATGAGAGAGAGGAAGTGAGGGAGGAAGGCGGGCTTCCCCAGCCTACATCAATCAaattgaatggggaaaaatgcagaatatatatatCTTTTTGGCACAGTATTCTTGAACAGCATTCCAAGCTCTCTTCCAAGACATAGTCTAAGCTTTGGACATAAAGCAGGATGAGCTGCCTTCAACTCATCCACTGATCAAGCAAAACCACTCTGTTGCTGCTACCAGAACAGGAAGGGAACATATACTATGTGGCTGTTTGGTCCAGGTAACTCTAGTAAAGAAACACCTTTTGCACAAGCACACAGACAGGAAAGCATCATATTCATCAAGGCCTCCAGCTGAATGATATGGCCTTCCC
This genomic interval from Candoia aspera isolate rCanAsp1 chromosome 9, rCanAsp1.hap2, whole genome shotgun sequence contains the following:
- the HTRA4 gene encoding serine protease HTRA4 encodes the protein MAEAPLLLLLLLPAWLAGGAAAPSSPPPPCPAECEPLRCPPRSPQACLAVGGKLRPDRCGCCWVCAPGEGQPCAPGGLCAPGFFCQRRPAIRGRGTCSCAEGPRAVCGSDGRTYRSLCQLRARNQQSRAGYQLPVVAVLKGSCGQAGAVDPNSLRNKFNFIADVVEKIAPAVVHLELFHRVLYTKEEVLVSSGSGFIVSEDGLILTNAHVLTNKQRIKVELKTGHQLDAQIKDVDHKLDIALLKVDTQVTLPVLLLGRSSDLRPGEFVVALGSPFSLQNTVTTGIVSSTQRDGRELGMKDSDMEYIQTDAIINYGNSGGPLVNLDGEVIGMNTLKVTAGISFAIPSDRIRRFLEESHNRQLKGKITSKKKYLGLRMVPLTFNLIHELRRHDPDFPNLTSGVYAYEVIQGTAAASAGLQDGDVITAINGKQVTSTHDVTDAVQNDDTLAMVVRRRNEDILLTVTPDEID